Proteins from a single region of Starkeya sp. ORNL1:
- a CDS encoding HupE/UreJ family protein produces the protein MAVITLREIAPGRYLGQWTMPPADMTLQPIFPPHCTWEPPELICGERGLVGRLSFMGLGKNQSVATIRVVPHGGPMEAYTVSVAKPFATAARDPGTDLAVWLDLAETYVNLGIDHILRGIDHLLFVLGLIWLVRSGWMLVRTITAFTIGHSLSLAAATFGWVGIPERPLNATIALSIVFVGVEIVKLQRGEVGLTARYPWSVAFAFGLLHGLGFATALTALGIPQATLPIALLFFNVGVEIGQLSFVMVVLALIWAHRQAKAELPRWGAALPAYAIGGIASFWFLIRI, from the coding sequence ATGGCCGTGATCACGCTGCGCGAGATCGCGCCGGGGCGCTATCTCGGCCAATGGACCATGCCGCCGGCCGATATGACGCTGCAGCCGATCTTCCCGCCGCACTGCACATGGGAACCGCCCGAACTGATCTGCGGCGAGCGCGGCCTCGTCGGGCGCCTCAGCTTCATGGGCCTCGGCAAGAACCAGTCGGTGGCGACGATCCGCGTGGTTCCGCACGGCGGACCGATGGAGGCCTATACGGTGAGCGTCGCCAAGCCGTTCGCGACGGCGGCGCGCGACCCGGGCACCGACCTCGCAGTCTGGCTCGATCTCGCAGAGACCTATGTCAATCTCGGCATCGACCACATCTTGCGGGGCATCGACCATCTGCTGTTCGTGCTCGGGCTGATCTGGCTGGTGCGCAGCGGCTGGATGCTGGTGCGCACCATCACCGCTTTCACCATCGGACACAGCCTGTCGCTGGCCGCGGCAACCTTCGGCTGGGTCGGCATCCCCGAGCGCCCGCTCAATGCCACCATCGCGCTGAGCATTGTCTTCGTCGGCGTGGAGATCGTGAAGCTGCAGCGCGGCGAGGTCGGCCTGACGGCACGCTATCCGTGGAGCGTGGCCTTCGCCTTCGGCCTGTTGCACGGCCTCGGCTTCGCCACCGCGCTGACCGCGCTCGGCATCCCGCAGGCGACGCTGCCGATCGCGCTGCTGTTCTTCAATGTCGGCGTCGAAATCGGCCAGCTCAGCTTCGTAATGGTGGTGCTGGCGCTCATCTGGGCGCATCGGCAGGCCAAGGCGGAGCTGCCGCGATGGGGCGCGGCGCTGCCCGCCTACGCCATCGGCGGCATCGCATCATTCTGGTTCCTGATCCGGATATGA
- a CDS encoding peptidylprolyl isomerase — translation MTTSGGEPAVDTVDVDGAKSQGGGRLNPVWRLLREPLLQFMLIGAVIFAVHAAVTPSVSKERLIEVTPEVRQSIIDTFKSAHEQREPAPDELAPLIDLWILNEITFREALAQGLDKGDEMIRDRITHKMRLLIFGGVDVKEPTPQELQEWYEKRRIQYDIPDLVSFIEVPFTGADAETQSRAVLQEILSGTEPEDVRMRAHIFGERPRHTLMPSFGQNFVDALVALPIGQWQTLQASDGWHIVRLDTFVPGRKVDLSEVSAQAVQTWKDERRRILAIAATRDLGKAYVIRRGEP, via the coding sequence TTGACTACATCGGGTGGAGAACCGGCTGTCGACACCGTCGACGTCGATGGCGCGAAATCCCAAGGTGGCGGCAGGCTGAATCCGGTCTGGCGCTTGCTGCGCGAGCCGCTCCTTCAGTTCATGCTGATCGGCGCGGTGATCTTCGCGGTCCATGCCGCCGTCACGCCGTCGGTCAGCAAGGAACGGCTCATCGAGGTGACGCCGGAGGTGCGCCAGTCGATCATCGACACCTTCAAGAGCGCCCACGAGCAGCGCGAACCTGCCCCCGACGAACTCGCTCCCCTGATCGACCTGTGGATCCTCAACGAGATCACCTTTCGCGAGGCGCTGGCGCAGGGCCTCGACAAGGGCGACGAGATGATCCGCGACCGCATCACCCACAAGATGCGCCTGCTGATCTTCGGCGGCGTCGATGTGAAGGAGCCGACGCCGCAGGAATTGCAGGAGTGGTACGAGAAGCGCCGCATCCAGTACGACATCCCGGACCTGGTCAGCTTCATCGAGGTGCCCTTCACCGGTGCGGACGCCGAGACGCAGAGCCGCGCGGTGCTGCAGGAGATCCTGTCCGGCACCGAGCCCGAAGATGTGAGGATGCGCGCGCACATCTTCGGCGAGCGGCCGCGCCATACGCTGATGCCCTCCTTCGGTCAGAACTTCGTGGACGCGCTGGTCGCGCTGCCGATCGGACAGTGGCAGACGCTTCAGGCGTCGGACGGCTGGCACATCGTGCGCCTCGACACCTTCGTGCCGGGCCGCAAGGTCGATCTGAGCGAAGTGTCGGCGCAGGCCGTGCAGACCTGGAAGGACGAGCGCCGACGCATCCTGGCCATCGCCGCCACGCGTGACCTCGGCAAGGCCTATGTGATCCGGCGCGGCGAGCCATGA
- a CDS encoding fused MFS/spermidine synthase, translating to MSEISAVPTALPAAAAPHRILAITAIAGLSGFAGLGYEIVWSRMLAISLGHEIVAVLGVISALFAGIALGSLMPGRRIAGNPRPALWYAGLELAIGLWALALIPLHPLVGDLVPALMPIDAAPARQWLIAFALPFALLLPATLAMGATLPALEAVLARRFALGGVVGRVYAANTAGAVAGTLATTFLVIPTLGLSATLALCAALNFICAAAMWRCGGGMRDEPVARNKLASDSRAVVLAPLFVTGLLGIGYEVLTIRVVSQILENTIYTFAILLATYLLGTALGAAIHNRFARIRNADALTSTLVAVTSLACIAGAVVLAMSDVILDTLRNMLPPTMTGRLGAELGIAALAFLPPTVAMGALFTQLAQAASDRIGGVGAALAVNTFGAALAPILFGPVLVPLVGAKLGFILIAVAYVLALPNLRRPAVVASALISLAALALLLSPLSLRFVQIPPGGALVWHRDGVMAAVSVVRNRAGDQHLQVNNHFRMGGSASERSDHRQAHIPLLLHPDPKRALFLGLGTGATLSAAGDHPGLVTDGVELVPEVVESFPLFAGSAPQLGRNPDINIHVADARRFVRAPGERYDVIVADLYHPSVDGSGALYAREHFAAIRDRLAQDGVFCQWLPLHQLDIATLRVIVRTFLDVFPDSSAYLAQFSVETPLIALIGRRAPKTYPADWLQRRVTDHGLATRLAALDLKDELSLFGLYLAGTDELRAFAGPGRLNTDDQPLVTAEAPRVAYAMADTPGDRLVALLGALHPRPGEVVSDEDTNRRLAAYWKARDRYLEIGVRTLAMAGPRSVIANIAPQLVELVRISPDFDAAYLPVLAMARQLAARDPIAARGLLETLDRANPGRPEARRLLASLPPG from the coding sequence ATGTCCGAAATCAGCGCCGTCCCGACCGCTTTGCCAGCCGCGGCCGCGCCACACCGTATCCTCGCCATCACCGCGATTGCAGGCCTCTCCGGTTTCGCCGGGCTCGGCTACGAGATCGTCTGGAGCCGGATGCTCGCGATCTCGCTCGGGCACGAGATCGTGGCGGTGCTCGGCGTCATCTCGGCGCTGTTCGCCGGCATCGCGCTCGGCAGCCTGATGCCGGGAAGGCGCATCGCCGGCAATCCACGCCCGGCCCTGTGGTACGCCGGGCTCGAGCTTGCGATCGGGCTGTGGGCGCTGGCCTTGATCCCGCTGCACCCGCTGGTCGGCGATCTCGTTCCCGCGCTGATGCCGATCGATGCAGCGCCGGCGCGGCAATGGCTGATCGCTTTCGCATTGCCCTTCGCGCTGCTGCTGCCGGCGACGCTGGCGATGGGCGCGACGCTGCCGGCGCTTGAGGCGGTGCTGGCCCGGCGGTTCGCGCTCGGCGGCGTGGTCGGGCGCGTCTATGCGGCGAACACCGCCGGGGCCGTCGCCGGCACGCTCGCCACCACCTTCCTGGTCATTCCGACCCTCGGCCTCTCGGCGACGCTGGCGCTGTGCGCCGCCCTCAATTTCATCTGCGCTGCTGCCATGTGGCGCTGCGGTGGGGGGATGCGCGACGAGCCTGTGGCTAGAAATAAGCTGGCTAGCGATTCGCGCGCGGTCGTGCTTGCCCCCTTGTTCGTCACCGGGCTGCTCGGCATCGGCTATGAGGTGCTGACCATCCGGGTGGTCAGCCAGATCCTCGAGAACACGATCTACACATTCGCGATCCTGCTCGCGACCTATCTGCTCGGCACCGCGCTCGGCGCGGCGATCCACAACCGGTTTGCCCGGATCCGCAACGCCGATGCACTGACCAGTACGCTCGTCGCGGTGACCTCGCTGGCCTGCATCGCCGGTGCAGTCGTGCTGGCGATGTCGGACGTCATTCTCGATACCCTGCGCAATATGCTGCCGCCGACCATGACGGGACGGCTCGGTGCCGAGCTCGGCATCGCGGCGCTTGCCTTCCTGCCGCCCACCGTCGCCATGGGCGCGCTGTTCACCCAGCTGGCGCAGGCCGCGAGTGATCGCATCGGCGGCGTCGGGGCGGCGCTCGCGGTCAACACGTTCGGCGCCGCGCTGGCGCCTATCCTGTTCGGGCCGGTGCTCGTCCCGCTGGTCGGCGCCAAGCTCGGCTTCATCCTGATCGCCGTCGCCTATGTGCTGGCACTGCCGAATCTGCGCCGGCCGGCTGTCGTTGCCAGCGCGCTGATATCGCTCGCAGCGCTGGCACTGCTGCTATCCCCATTGTCGCTGCGCTTCGTGCAGATACCGCCCGGCGGCGCGCTGGTGTGGCATCGCGACGGTGTCATGGCGGCGGTGAGCGTGGTGCGCAATCGCGCCGGGGACCAGCATCTCCAGGTCAACAACCACTTCCGCATGGGTGGCAGCGCGTCGGAGCGCTCCGACCATCGCCAGGCGCACATCCCGCTGCTGCTTCACCCGGACCCGAAGCGGGCGCTGTTCCTCGGGCTCGGCACCGGCGCTACGCTGTCGGCGGCGGGCGACCATCCCGGGCTGGTGACCGATGGCGTCGAACTGGTGCCCGAGGTCGTCGAATCGTTTCCGCTATTCGCAGGCTCGGCCCCGCAGCTCGGTCGCAATCCGGATATCAACATCCACGTCGCCGATGCACGCCGTTTCGTCCGTGCCCCCGGCGAGCGCTATGACGTGATCGTCGCCGACCTCTACCACCCTTCCGTCGACGGCTCCGGCGCGCTCTATGCCCGCGAGCACTTTGCCGCGATCCGGGATCGGTTGGCGCAGGACGGGGTGTTCTGCCAGTGGCTGCCGCTCCACCAGCTCGACATCGCGACGCTGCGCGTCATCGTCCGCACCTTCCTCGACGTGTTCCCGGATTCCAGTGCCTATCTGGCGCAGTTCAGCGTCGAGACCCCGCTGATCGCACTGATCGGGCGGCGGGCACCGAAGACCTATCCGGCCGACTGGCTGCAGCGCCGCGTCACCGATCACGGCCTCGCCACGCGGCTGGCAGCGCTCGATCTCAAGGACGAGCTGTCGCTGTTCGGGCTCTATCTCGCCGGCACCGACGAGCTACGCGCTTTCGCCGGGCCGGGCCGCCTGAACACCGACGACCAGCCATTGGTCACGGCCGAGGCGCCGCGCGTCGCCTACGCCATGGCCGACACACCGGGCGATCGGCTGGTCGCGCTGCTCGGTGCCTTGCACCCGCGCCCCGGCGAGGTCGTGAGCGACGAAGATACAAACCGCCGGCTCGCGGCGTATTGGAAGGCCCGCGACCGCTATCTGGAGATCGGCGTGCGCACCCTCGCAATGGCCGGGCCACGCAGCGTGATCGCCAATATCGCCCCCCAGCTCGTGGAACTGGTCCGCATCAGCCCGGACTTCGACGCCGCCTATCTTCCGGTGCTGGCCATGGCGCGGCAGCTCGCGGCCCGCGACCCTATTGCGGCGCGCGGGCTCCTAGAAACGCTCGATAGGGCGAACCCTGGGCGGCCCGAGGCGCGGCGCCTGTTGGCGAGCCTGCCGCCGGGCTAG
- a CDS encoding copper resistance protein CopC, whose protein sequence is MHSRSMVAALALLGLTTLAGTQAQAQCAFDQSSPNAGDVLRDPQPTVTLQFMLELDLQQVRIIDENMTEWPIDWVRTAGEVRSAEFRATKALPPGKYLIEWNGYLRRHYHPDGGSIPFTIASADATDAAPASPAAGSPTGAAPRAAQGSPYRAFLGARAPQ, encoded by the coding sequence ATGCACTCACGATCGATGGTCGCGGCGCTGGCGCTGCTCGGCTTGACCACGTTGGCCGGCACGCAGGCGCAGGCCCAGTGCGCCTTCGACCAGTCGTCGCCGAATGCGGGCGACGTGCTGCGCGATCCGCAGCCGACGGTGACGCTCCAGTTCATGCTCGAACTGGACCTGCAGCAGGTCCGGATCATCGACGAGAACATGACGGAATGGCCGATCGATTGGGTCCGCACCGCGGGTGAAGTCCGCAGCGCCGAGTTTCGTGCCACCAAGGCGCTGCCGCCCGGCAAGTATCTGATCGAGTGGAACGGCTATCTCCGCCGGCACTATCACCCGGACGGCGGGTCGATCCCGTTCACGATTGCCAGCGCCGACGCGACAGACGCAGCGCCGGCTAGCCCGGCGGCAGGCTCGCCAACAGGCGCCGCGCCTCGGGCCGCCCAGGGTTCGCCCTATCGAGCGTTTCTAGGAGCCCGCGCGCCGCAATAG
- a CDS encoding TIGR02466 family protein: MFPTPVVRVERLLSSELIASITSEIQNSQKHTNAFSDRLSHTPVTSVDANEIYAQLGEIVMPSVVQFGEVLFGETLRWQIKEIWMNVLEPGGRQSIHTHANSFISGVLYLTQPHPSANLVFHKSLGGTNFIFSNHHQGARINAYNGSKWMMPEITPGDLVMFPSYLLHEVPTNQGEQRISIAFNAIPERLDNFGYAIRFA, translated from the coding sequence TTGTTCCCGACACCCGTGGTGCGGGTGGAGAGATTGCTGAGCAGCGAGCTGATCGCCTCCATCACCAGCGAAATCCAGAATTCGCAGAAGCACACCAACGCCTTCTCCGACCGGCTGTCGCACACGCCGGTTACCAGTGTCGATGCCAACGAAATCTATGCGCAACTCGGCGAGATCGTGATGCCGAGCGTGGTGCAATTCGGCGAAGTGCTGTTCGGCGAGACGCTGCGCTGGCAGATCAAGGAGATCTGGATGAACGTGCTGGAGCCCGGCGGGCGCCAGTCCATTCACACCCACGCCAACAGCTTCATTTCCGGCGTGCTCTATCTGACGCAGCCGCACCCATCCGCGAACCTCGTGTTCCACAAGAGCCTCGGCGGCACCAACTTCATCTTCAGCAACCATCACCAGGGCGCGCGCATCAACGCCTACAACGGCAGCAAATGGATGATGCCGGAGATCACGCCCGGCGATCTCGTGATGTTCCCGAGCTATCTGCTGCACGAGGTGCCGACCAATCAGGGCGAACAGCGCATCTCCATCGCCTTCAACGCGATTCCCGAGCGGCTCGACAATTTCGGCTACGCCATCCGGTTCGCCTGA
- a CDS encoding general secretion pathway protein GspN, whose translation MRALATVVIGLVLCGWAAEAPAAGNPVEQRGNPLWAIPIETLAATRERPIFSPSRRPPPSTEVAALPPPPPPPAAPSDPVLPPLTLIGTIVNVSGGYGIFLDQATNTVMRLKTGEDHDGWILRTVSMRDAMLQKDRSTAVLTLPGHESEPAPRLPDASAPSPGVRAASVPNSGTPPAGSKRPPEPKLEPYPDH comes from the coding sequence ATGAGAGCGCTCGCGACGGTAGTGATCGGGCTGGTCCTGTGCGGATGGGCGGCTGAGGCACCGGCCGCCGGGAATCCTGTGGAGCAGCGCGGCAATCCGCTGTGGGCCATTCCGATCGAGACGCTGGCTGCCACGCGCGAGCGGCCGATCTTCTCGCCATCGCGGCGTCCGCCGCCATCGACCGAGGTCGCGGCCTTGCCGCCGCCACCCCCGCCGCCCGCCGCGCCGAGCGACCCGGTGCTGCCGCCGCTCACGCTGATCGGCACCATCGTCAATGTGAGCGGCGGGTACGGCATCTTCCTCGACCAGGCGACCAATACCGTGATGCGATTGAAGACCGGCGAGGATCACGACGGCTGGATCCTGCGCACGGTCAGCATGCGTGACGCCATGCTGCAGAAGGACCGCAGCACTGCCGTGCTGACGCTGCCCGGACATGAATCCGAGCCAGCGCCACGCCTGCCCGATGCATCGGCGCCGTCCCCCGGCGTGCGGGCGGCGAGCGTACCGAACTCCGGCACACCGCCGGCCGGATCGAAGCGCCCTCCCGAGCCGAAGCTCGAACCCTATCCGGACCACTAG
- the gspM gene encoding type II secretion system protein GspM: protein MSPIRSLGGRYDWRAAAAVLLYAGLVVTIVLAAGGTVTDLLAQRAAVAEASEILDRLQGRRATPTDTGVPANVPTGSPFLEGPTVTVAGAALMQRVSSAVARADGRIMSSRVELQDTQFGAGFLGVTASLEIAQPELQTLLYDLEAGMPFLFVDQLVAQSSTAASTDSQDGRLQVLLTVYGQWQGAR, encoded by the coding sequence ATGAGCCCCATCCGATCGCTCGGTGGCCGATACGACTGGCGCGCCGCGGCCGCCGTGCTCCTCTATGCCGGGCTGGTAGTGACCATCGTCCTTGCGGCCGGCGGTACGGTCACGGATCTGCTGGCACAGCGCGCCGCCGTCGCGGAAGCGAGCGAGATTCTCGACCGGCTGCAAGGCCGCCGGGCAACGCCCACCGATACCGGCGTGCCGGCAAATGTGCCGACGGGATCGCCGTTCCTCGAAGGACCGACCGTGACCGTTGCCGGCGCCGCCTTGATGCAGCGCGTTTCCAGCGCCGTGGCGCGGGCGGACGGCCGCATCATGTCGTCCCGGGTGGAATTGCAGGACACCCAGTTCGGCGCCGGCTTCCTCGGCGTGACGGCCAGCCTGGAGATCGCGCAGCCGGAGCTGCAGACATTGCTCTACGATCTGGAGGCGGGCATGCCGTTCCTGTTCGTCGACCAGCTCGTCGCCCAGAGTTCGACGGCGGCGTCCACCGATTCGCAGGACGGGCGCCTGCAGGTGCTGCTGACCGTGTACGGCCAATGGCAAGGTGCGCGATGA
- a CDS encoding PilN domain-containing protein, translated as MSLSRIIDGFSAWLDLVAATIVAALARLHKVRSVQLIEGDGGAFSLRSMGAGAAPAHPPFRLDATAAELLGAVAAELHGRDVELVLQPTHFLFRPLELPKRAAEFLDGIVRTQIDRLTPWSANEAVFGWTPPAGMDDDRITLTVAATARARIEPHMQALKALGAKSIVVSTRAAGGGAEALPIKVLEHAASGMLGVARVRQLVLALLVGVSVVATLATVASQIFGGDLDAQLEELNRGIATQRLVLARADQGGETSALRALERRKHASAATVLVLETLSKVLPDHTFVTEMHIEGDKLQVVGISPEAPTLIRLLEQSSHFTQATFFAPTTRIPQEPGDRFHIEARIRIPVEVNP; from the coding sequence ATGAGCCTGAGCCGGATCATCGACGGCTTCTCGGCCTGGCTCGATCTGGTGGCGGCGACGATCGTCGCCGCGCTGGCGCGGCTGCACAAAGTCCGATCCGTGCAACTGATCGAAGGGGACGGCGGGGCCTTCTCGCTCCGCTCGATGGGTGCCGGCGCGGCACCCGCTCACCCGCCATTTCGGCTTGACGCAACAGCCGCGGAACTGCTCGGCGCTGTGGCCGCCGAGCTGCACGGCCGCGACGTCGAACTGGTGCTGCAACCCACGCATTTCCTGTTTCGCCCGCTCGAACTGCCGAAGCGCGCCGCCGAGTTTCTCGACGGTATCGTCCGCACCCAGATCGACCGTCTGACCCCCTGGAGTGCGAATGAGGCGGTGTTCGGCTGGACGCCTCCGGCGGGGATGGATGACGACCGCATCACCCTGACCGTCGCGGCAACGGCGCGCGCCCGCATCGAGCCGCACATGCAGGCGCTCAAGGCGCTCGGCGCGAAATCGATCGTCGTGTCCACCCGCGCGGCGGGTGGAGGGGCGGAAGCCCTGCCGATCAAGGTGCTCGAACACGCCGCCTCCGGCATGCTCGGCGTTGCCCGTGTCCGACAATTGGTGCTCGCTTTATTGGTGGGCGTATCGGTGGTCGCGACCCTCGCCACGGTGGCATCCCAGATTTTCGGTGGCGACCTCGACGCACAGCTGGAGGAGCTGAACCGCGGCATTGCTACGCAGCGGCTCGTCCTCGCCCGCGCAGACCAGGGCGGCGAAACATCGGCACTACGCGCGTTAGAGCGGCGCAAGCACGCCAGCGCGGCGACCGTGCTGGTGCTGGAGACGCTGTCCAAGGTACTGCCCGACCACACTTTTGTGACCGAGATGCACATCGAGGGCGACAAGCTGCAGGTGGTCGGCATCTCGCCCGAAGCGCCGACGCTGATCCGGCTTCTGGAGCAGTCTTCGCACTTCACGCAGGCGACGTTCTTCGCACCGACCACGCGCATTCCGCAGGAGCCCGGCGATCGCTTCCACATCGAGGCACGGATCAGGATTCCGGTGGAGGTGAACCCATGA
- a CDS encoding type II secretion system protein GspK produces MALIARSASNTDGFILVAVLWILAALATLVSVYAVYVSNTAMAAVARNDDLVAQGLVTAAVELAAYRVVSAPKDKRPTHGEVAFRMAKARIVAVFQSETARIDLNAASQELLAGLFTTLGAKAEDAEQYAARIITWRTPASAGAPDASAYPEAGLDYEPRGAPFVHVDELWLVAGLPPALIEQALPHLTVFSGEAAVHAVDADPVVLDSLPGVAERPTETLSADGSTGDVRAVARPGTTLEGGDAVRVTVRIDFDNGGVHGAEAVILVRDFGDDPYRVLSWRNDIELRAPEPRARAEAGR; encoded by the coding sequence GTGGCTCTGATAGCGCGGTCGGCTTCTAATACAGACGGCTTCATCCTGGTCGCGGTGCTGTGGATCCTCGCCGCGCTCGCCACGCTGGTCTCGGTCTATGCCGTCTATGTCTCCAACACCGCCATGGCCGCCGTCGCACGGAATGACGATCTCGTCGCCCAGGGCCTGGTCACTGCGGCGGTCGAGCTCGCCGCATACCGCGTTGTCTCCGCGCCGAAGGACAAGCGCCCGACCCACGGCGAGGTCGCGTTCCGCATGGCGAAGGCACGCATCGTCGCCGTGTTCCAGAGCGAGACGGCGCGCATCGATCTCAATGCCGCCTCGCAGGAATTGCTGGCCGGCCTGTTCACCACGCTCGGGGCGAAGGCGGAGGATGCCGAGCAGTATGCGGCGCGGATCATCACCTGGCGGACGCCTGCGTCCGCCGGCGCACCGGACGCTTCAGCCTATCCGGAAGCGGGCCTCGACTATGAGCCGCGCGGCGCGCCGTTCGTGCATGTCGACGAGCTCTGGCTGGTGGCGGGCCTGCCGCCCGCGCTGATTGAGCAGGCATTGCCCCATCTCACCGTGTTCAGCGGGGAAGCCGCGGTCCATGCGGTGGACGCCGATCCGGTGGTGCTCGACTCGCTGCCCGGCGTGGCGGAGCGCCCGACCGAGACGCTCTCCGCAGACGGATCGACCGGCGACGTACGCGCGGTGGCACGGCCCGGCACCACGCTGGAAGGCGGCGATGCGGTGCGGGTGACGGTGCGCATCGACTTCGACAATGGCGGGGTCCACGGCGCCGAGGCGGTGATTTTGGTGCGCGACTTCGGCGACGATCCCTACCGGGTGCTGTCGTGGCGCAACGACATCGAGCTGCGCGCACCCGAGCCGCGCGCGAGAGCGGAGGCGGGGCGATGA
- a CDS encoding prepilin-type N-terminal cleavage/methylation domain-containing protein: MSPAARPDRAALAGFTLVEALVAMALMGLVLTGLAMVTSQWLPNWQRGLARVQNSELVALAIDRIVADLASAEFVPPNRATKKPLFAGSEASVTFVRTALGPNAAPGLEIVQLGQARELKGPALARSTALFAPRAPDAGAPRFGEPIVLLSPPYRASFSYAGRDGVWRADWIDADELPRAVRLVIRDTVSGRALGASTATVIHTELPVECVTEETRRGCGANKGAPSDAADGKGSQ, encoded by the coding sequence GTGAGCCCGGCAGCACGCCCCGACCGCGCGGCCCTCGCCGGCTTCACACTGGTCGAGGCGCTGGTGGCGATGGCGCTGATGGGCCTCGTCCTCACCGGGCTCGCCATGGTGACCTCGCAATGGCTGCCGAACTGGCAGCGCGGGCTGGCCCGGGTGCAGAACAGCGAACTCGTCGCCCTCGCGATCGACCGTATCGTCGCCGATCTCGCCAGCGCCGAGTTCGTGCCGCCGAACCGCGCGACCAAGAAGCCGCTGTTCGCGGGATCGGAGGCATCGGTGACCTTCGTGCGTACCGCGCTCGGCCCGAATGCCGCGCCCGGCCTCGAAATCGTCCAACTGGGGCAGGCGCGCGAGCTCAAGGGACCGGCGCTGGCGCGCAGCACCGCACTGTTTGCGCCGCGCGCGCCTGATGCGGGAGCGCCGCGCTTCGGCGAGCCGATCGTGCTCTTGAGCCCGCCCTATCGCGCCTCCTTCTCCTATGCCGGACGCGACGGCGTCTGGCGCGCCGACTGGATCGACGCCGACGAGTTGCCGCGAGCGGTTCGCCTGGTGATCCGCGACACTGTGAGCGGCCGGGCGCTCGGCGCTTCCACCGCGACGGTGATCCACACCGAACTGCCGGTGGAGTGCGTCACTGAAGAGACCCGACGCGGCTGCGGCGCCAACAAGGGGGCGCCCAGCGATGCGGCGGACGGGAAAGGTTCGCAATGA
- a CDS encoding prepilin-type N-terminal cleavage/methylation domain-containing protein, whose protein sequence is MSRATARERRRSRAGFTIIEVLVALAVMATSLAAIGAVAASSARGSRALDQRVALLQTARAVETGIPKRRDLAFGETEGEIAGHRWQMVVRPLAVDGVPDSPWVPKDIVIRVRAPSGATIELETVRLTRSAAE, encoded by the coding sequence TTGTCCCGCGCAACGGCTCGTGAGCGGCGGCGCTCGCGCGCCGGCTTCACCATCATCGAGGTGTTGGTCGCGCTCGCCGTGATGGCCACGTCGCTTGCCGCGATCGGGGCAGTTGCGGCGTCGAGCGCGCGCGGCTCGCGTGCCCTCGACCAGCGGGTGGCGCTGCTGCAGACCGCGCGCGCCGTGGAGACGGGAATCCCGAAACGGCGGGATCTCGCCTTCGGTGAGACCGAGGGCGAGATCGCCGGCCATCGCTGGCAGATGGTGGTGCGCCCGCTCGCCGTCGACGGCGTACCCGACTCGCCCTGGGTGCCGAAGGATATCGTGATCCGGGTTCGTGCCCCGTCCGGCGCGACCATCGAGCTGGAGACCGTCCGTCTCACCCGGAGTGCCGCGGAGTGA
- the gspG gene encoding type II secretion system major pseudopilin GspG, translating into MGAATLRPPRRRRREHCESEAGYTLVELLVVITIIGLIVALVGPRVLNYLGESKVKTARIQIQGFSSALDLFYLDTGRYPMSSEGLGALVQRTAGAANWNGPYLKGGTVPADPWGKPYTYRSPSDHGPYDIISLGSDGQEGGTGTAADITSWSR; encoded by the coding sequence ATGGGTGCTGCCACGTTGAGGCCACCGCGCCGGCGCCGCCGGGAGCATTGCGAAAGCGAAGCCGGCTATACTCTTGTGGAACTGCTGGTGGTGATCACCATCATCGGGCTGATCGTCGCTCTGGTCGGACCACGGGTGCTGAATTATCTTGGCGAGTCCAAGGTCAAGACCGCCCGAATCCAGATCCAGGGTTTCTCCAGCGCGCTCGACCTGTTCTATCTCGACACCGGCCGCTATCCGATGAGCTCGGAAGGGCTCGGCGCGCTGGTGCAGCGCACCGCCGGCGCCGCCAACTGGAACGGCCCGTATCTCAAGGGCGGCACGGTTCCCGCCGATCCCTGGGGCAAGCCCTACACCTACCGCTCGCCAAGCGACCACGGTCCCTATGACATCATCTCTCTCGGTTCGGACGGGCAGGAAGGCGGCACCGGAACGGCCGCCGACATCACGAGCTGGTCGCGGTGA